TGCGACGGCGTTTTACATTCCGTTTTATGCAGGACTCGCGGTGGGGAAGTTTTTGTGGTTTAATTACACTTCCAAAGACCGCGATCGGCACTGCGAGATGATGTTGAAGTGGGTCCATGATCAACCATCGTTCAAAGAATCAAACGGCTGGAATCATTTCCTCACTATGGGACGTATCTCGTGGGATTTTCGACGGTCGAGAGATGAAGATTGGGGTTCCAGCTGCATTTACATGCCAGGTATGAGAAACATCACTCGTCTCTTGATTGAGCGAAATCCATGGGACTATTTCGACATTGGCATACCTTATCCCACCGGATTCCATCCACGATCGGTTTCCGATATCCATCAGTGGCAGGAGTTCGTCCGCACTCGTAAGCGGACGAAACTCTTCTGCTTCGCCGGCGCCAAGCGCGGCGCTATAAAAAACGACTTTAGAGGTCTTTTACTGAGCCATTGTCACAATGAGTCAGACTCGTGCAGAGTCGTGGATTGTGGCGGCAGCCGGTGCGCCAACGGCACATCGGCGATTCTGGAGACGTTTTTGGATTCCGATTTTTGTTTGCAACCTAGAGGCGATAGTTTCACCCGGCGTTCCATCTTTGATTGTATGTTAGCCGGTTCAATTCCGGTTTTGTTCTGGAAACGAACGGCTTACTACCAATACGAGTGGTTCTTACCGGAGGAACAGAGTAGCTACTCAGTTTTTATACACCGGGATGAGGTGAAAAACGGGACTTCAATAAGGAAAGTGCTTGAGAGTTACAGCAAAGAAGAGGTGAGGAAAATGAGGGAAAAAGTGATTGATTACATACCCAAATTTGTGTATGCAAGACCTGATGAAGGATTAAAGGGTGTTAAAGATGCATTTGATGTTGCCATAGATGGTGTTCTAAGAAGATTCAAAGAGCAAGAACAGTATTACAAGTGGTGATTGATTAATGATTATAGAATTAAGATGATGATCAGATCAATAAACAAGGAAGATTTAAATTGATTAGAAGTAGTAATCCTGAATCCATTTGCATACAGGAGAGTATATCagttgtgaattttttttatggcaGGCAGAGAAAGGCTTTTTTCTCACTAGTGTTGTATCTAGATAGCATTCTTTTGGTTGAGGGAATTGATGGGTCTGGTCTGGACCACAAAACCACCAATTTGTGGTCCTTGATGGTTGGTTCTGTAGAGGTTTCCAGGCGATTGGATAGCCTTAACTGGGCAAATAAGGGGGGCCATCACAGGCACCCTGATCGGTATCAGACATACATgttaatgtataaaaataaattatgtataatttatattgatTGATTGATAGGTTCCCTTTGATTGAATCTTGAGTTGTTTCTGTGAAATTCTTTTGTTTCTCAGTCTTTTAATTTATCGTTTGTGGGTATGCATATGATCGAAGTAAAGTGGTATATGCCAATCTTAAAGTAGAAGGGAAGCTTGATGATTGCTCTTGATTGCCATTTAAAGATTAGTATACTTGCTTGAATGGTTAGGGTCTCAACTCGTTTAAGTTAGAGACTTTGAGTTTGAGTCCGAAACTTTAATTGGGAGAGGATACATGAGTTTTGAACCGAGAAATCGGACaaactatataaaaaattattacatATATAAAAACAATTTGGTTGTGAATTCAAGACACTTAGTACATAGTAATACACTAAAGATAtagttatttcaaaaaaaaaaaaaaaaacactaaagATATAGCACCATTAAATTTTCCATgtgcttttatttattttgcttGGGCAAATTGTTATATAATGTAAGGATTGTGAGTAGGTGcaggaaaaaagaaagaaagacaaACAAACAGaggagtgtgtggaggaatactCCTTGTCTattatttctaaattttttttatagagcaAAGGAACAACATACGAGATAAGAGAATAAGATAAGGCTCTGTTTGGGTATATCAAATAGATTGAATGGGCCAATACAGATTACTTGAGTTTTCTCGAATATCCCATCCGTTACAAAGAGTTACAGACGGAGGTGTCATTCTTGGTAGGTGgaattttaaaaaagaaaagaactcCACAGAAGTCTCTCGCAATAGGTTAAAATAGAAGGGCAAAACGACAACATATTGGATATTATTTTTATCAGAAAGCAAAACGGAAGGAAACACAACTGACACAATATATCTACTCTGTGATATATAGTTATTCAAAAGTTAAATGCATTTTTCGTTTATTTTAACACTTTCATATCTAATAATTGGTTTAGTTTCATCATATATCTTTTATCTCCGGTATGAATTcctttttttatgttttggagAACTCACTTAGATGAAAAATATGTGGGTGTTGaagattttttgttttttttataaatttttttattattcggTTTGAGGTTCGTCAGACACTTTTTAGATAGATTTTTTCGTAATTAAAGCTTTCTGCATGCACTAAGAATCGAACTCGAATCGCAATTAAAGTTTTCCGCATACACTAGGAATCGAACTTCAAAGCCACTAACTTAAGTGATGTTAAGTGATATGAGACCATCGTAAATTAATAATGGCTTAATACaccatttgccccctgaacttgtccaaaaagcttgattggtcccctgaatttttaaagtgtctcgatagcccctgaatttgcataaaatgttcagttagccccctgaacttgcacaaaatgtagtcaattgatcactcggttgcaaaaaagtaagttaaatgtgaaagatgtattgcacgagtattaaaaaaaagtaaaatgaccgAAATCGGGCTATACGGTTCTTagattagagaagacaagttgtatagttcaacaagcaataacttcctttttaatctatttttgaattatgtaataacattctaagatgcgtgaaatatatctttcgcatttaacttactttttttgcgatcgagtgatcaattgattacattttatgcaagttcagggggctaactaaacattttatgcaagttcagggagctatcgagacactttgaaagtttagagggccaatcaagctttttagacaaattcagggggcaaatgatgtattaagccattaataattaataatttgatgTAAAGTTATGCAAGATAACATCAACCCAACACTATAAGGCTGGTTCTTTGTGGAAAATCTTGGGTATTTTCGTCAATGTTCTGAGAATCGGATCGATATTAAAGCAAATTTATAATTGGTTCATGAGTTATTTGTTCAATTAAATGTGTTAGTGTtagttatatttataattaaggaAAGGTAATTAGGGTCCGTTTATTTGAACTGTTTGTTCcgaaattttatcaaaaactttTCATCTTCTGTTTagtattaaaaaacaaaaaagtagttctgaaaaatgaaaacaaacagACACTTAGAGGTGTATTTGTAAATAAGAGCATCTCTAAGAATTTTGTAGTTGTCTTGTGCTCTGatgaatttgatttgttttgttttctcataagtttttctttttcttttcatttgtctaaaaactttttttttttttttgtttatatatgaTATCATCAAGTAATTTTGAATCGTTGTATGTTGACCTTTTGTTGGAAGATGAAAATAATGGTGGAGTTATTGTGCTCGATGAAGCTCTCAATGTTAATCATCTTGATTTCTATTAGCTCTTTGTTAGAATGATTGCCTAGACTAGACGGAAACCTCAATGTAGGGATGCTCGTTAGCTTGTCAATGATGCAGGTGTTAGAAGTGGCGGTGGTAGTTCTCCAATGATGAACAGCTCTAGTCCGACAAATATAGTCAATGTAACTGATAATTATGCTGGTAATAACTGTTCAattaaaatcataactgatAATTATATTGGTAATAATCGTTTCATTAAAAGCGTAATTGATAATTAATGATGGTAGCAACTACTCAATTAAAAGTGTAATAAGGGGAGCAGTAAATATGAAAGTTACTACTATTAATGAGGAGTCAATTAAAAAAGAGAACCAATAAGCAACTTTTTAAATGAAATGTGTAGTTATTTTTGAGCCAAAATGATCGAAGGATGGAAGACTTATAAGTAACATTTTGGCTATTCTTCTATCAAAAGAGATGTAGTCTTGGTTCATGATTCCAAAGCATAATCAAGAAtataccctaaattaaagtATACAACATCCAACTAGTGAAATTAGAAGAAGCCCAGAATCTCATTAATCTTGTGCATTATACCAAAATGCAAAAGTCCAATAATATTTGAGTACAAGGTAATAGAGCTTATAAGAAGAAAGGAtttgtttgtctttttttttttttttttttttttttttttttttgacaaaaaggGATATATCGTTGATCAATACTTCAAGAATTATGGACATTCTCCTAACTTTAAGAATATGAAGCATTTTTCTATTACAACAGATGGAATGTTGTCTCCGATTTGATTTTACATAATTCATCATCACTATCTAACTAATTCTAAGACTCGTTCTTTTGTTTCTTAACCTTATCTCGCTTCCCACAAGTTATTTTTCCAAGATTCAAGCATGTTACTACCTTCCGTTGACATTAACACTTTAGTCACATAGCACTCCACATTCTTAATTTTTCTCATGTGACTCTCCTCATGGCTCAAGTCGATTATTTCAGTTTCCAAGTTTCCTCGCCTAGTTAACATGATATCCCTTGACACATTTGATCCActaacatctctcccatcaccatataCTTTAAATTCCATATATAAATTGATTTTTCTCTTTTCATAACAAGTATCAAGCCCTATTTCACTATCCCCTTCTTCAAGATCAATACCCCCATCTTCTTCAAGCATTCTGATAAAGTTGTTTCTAAGGGGCATTTTCTCAAACACATAGGGGCATCCTTTCCGACATGAGTTTCTCTAATTTTACATCACAAAATCAATCTCCCCAATTTCCTCACCTACTAAAACTCCTTCCTACTTATCCATATGAAAATCCAAAGTCTCATTTACAATCTTATTatctataaactcaaaaagaGAATTTAGATCATCCTCAACAACACAAACATCCAACTTCTCACTAGCTATTTCAGTGTCCATAACTTCAATGAGAAATTGAAAACCTAATGTTTACCTATTAGGAATGTAATGGAGGAAAAATCGCATCCAACTTCTCACTAGCTATCAGTGTCCATAACTTCAACATGAGAAATTGAAAACCTAGTGTTTACCTATTAGGAATGTAATGGAGGAAAAATCGGTGATGAATCCTTTAGAGAAACAAATAGGTCTTCTTGGCTTGATGCGATAACTTCATTTGCTCTTACATTTCTTTGATTCAAATAATTGTTGGTATATTTCTTAAAACTCTAATCTCATCTCTTCTATGGAGGCTTCTAGTTCCATCTCCAACTATTGGTGAAACCCCTTTCCATAATTTATTAGAAGACTCAATTTTTGTGCTATTAATTCAGATAGAAGCAAATGCTCGAAGAAGTCTTGGATTAGGATATGAtcaaggctctgataccaactgattcAAATGGGGGTTGATAGGAAGAAGTAATGAAGGTTTTAACCCTAAATCAATAAAGACATTCTCAAGTTAAACTTGAAGGAATTGAAAAATCCTCAAAACTTAGATATAAACCCTAATTCTCAAAGagagattttgaaatttgattcatgataaaaaaatgttatttttcaACTTAAAAGGAGATGAATTTATACCCCTCTAACCCCAACTACTTTAAAGTCATAACTACTTGAAGATAAGAAAATGCAGAAATGGGATAAAACACACAAAATTAGAGAAAAAACGAGTTTAAATCACCTCCAAAAGTAGTTGACTCGGGGAGTCAATAGGTGACTCATTGAGTCATGTCTGTGTGGGAGATTTTGTCTCCCATATAGGTTTACGACTCGGTGAGTCAAATATTGACTTGGCGAGCCATATACCTTAAACCCTCCTCAAATGCTTATTGGCCCATCTGATACTCTGTTCCACGTCCCTTTTGAGTTGGTTGCTCAACCATGACCATCTTGCTCTTTTTCGTCATAGAAACGCCATCATCATTATTGAAAAGTTAGCGTTAAATATCATGCATTGCTTAATAAAGGGGTCATATAGCTCCTTATATATGTAAGCAATCATATACCCTTAAAAAACTTTTGAGATGAGTTAGATCTTACATATCTAATATCATAATGTTGGGTCACTTGTGAATTTGTTTTACGTTCCATATGGTTCTGTTCATAAAGGAATTTTGTTAAATATGTcaatattgattaattaatgagttgtataacttcttatatatgtaagacaattttctctcttttgaGAAAAATTGGACCTTTATTTACGGTTCGTGGGATTGGTTCTTTGTTTTTAGAAAGAAAGTATGTAAAACAAAAGAATAGGAAAGAATCTGAAAAAATAAAGAGATACAAACCTTAGAAGCTAATAGCTCAATTTATAATGAACGTCCATCCATCTTGCATCCAATACAGGGTTTCTGTTTCGCCTCTCGACCAAGGGTCCGGAAACTCACATCTTAGTCCAACATGAAGATCCACGTCCAAATTGATTATATCTTCTAAGAAGATAACATTACGATATTATCATACGGcaactattattatttttcggGGTATAAACTTACAGAGACGAATATCAGATGGGGGAGTGGCTGTTGCGTCAAACTGTAAGAAATGCTGGCATCGTCCTCCACGGGGATCGGTTTCTTGCTGCTCTGATGCGAGTTTTTTCACTATTCTGGGACGATCGGGTTGCGGGTTGGTGCTGCgtaatgatgaaggtgaatttCTACAAGCGAAATCAACAACGGTTGGCAGAGTAATGGATATTAGGGAAGGTGAAGCTTGGGCGTTGTTAAACGCTGTTAATTGGGTGAAGGAATTGGGGATCAATTCAGTAGTATTCGAAACTGATTCGCTGGAAACTGTCAAGGCTATTCAGTCTGGTCAAGAGGATCTATCCGAGTTTGGTGACTATATCTCTCAATGTCGGTCTGGTTTAACACAAAATAACGGGTTTTCCATCCGTTTTATCAGAAGACAAGCAAACGGTCTTGCCCATGCACTGGCCAGGGCGGCTAAGAAAATACATTAGTatacaataattttttaattctccCTCTGATGCATACAATATGAAACTGACATATTTTGCAAGTTCAAAGTTATATTGTTTTTTGAAAgcagatttatatttttaattcataAGATAATTTCAAATTGGCAAATTATAATATTGTAGTTCCTGGGCTGCATTGGgccaaatttattaatttaagaacAACATTGccaattatatatttaaaaaaaaaaagcaggtTACGCAATATTCATAAATGAGTGAATTGTTTATGAGTGTTCCATACTAACGagtttatttaaatattaaattcttAGATCCGTTTGTTTTTTTCCTAAATAATTGAAAATTtgaccaaaataaaataaaataatgatatTCTGATATGTTaggatttaaaatataaaaaatatattttgataaatgtcaataaaaattaaaatatgttatttttgatgtaatttcttcttaaaaaaaaatacaaggtAGACTTATAAAAACCTAAGTAATTAGGCTTGAAACCAGTTTGTATAAGAAAACATGGTCCAATTTTTGGTGCCCAATATTAATGACAATTAAATAGTTATGGATATAGGTCAGTGGATTGGGATCACATTTGTTATGGGCTTACGTATTTCCAGAGCCCAACAAACGAAGGACTAGGAGGAGATGAATATAAGGATTGTACAAAATTAAAGGGGAATTTActctatgcctaggcttgtaaATGGCACGGATTCACCCCaataataaaaacaagaaaaaaattcCAAAGATGGGAATGGGGCAAGATGGATGAGCTCTTTTTCATATATGGAGACCGAGATCGAGGGTCTATTTTTCTAACTCACCGGACTCCTCATCTCCATCTCCACCACTTCACGGGAAttcttaaaataatatatatctataattaatataatGATAATGCATTTTTACGATAAGTattaatgataatatatatgATAGTAATGGCGAAGGAGCGTGATCCAGCGAGAGAGCAGCGAAAGACTAGGGCTACGGCGTCGGTGAGCGGGGTTGGTGGTCGACCGGAGCTAGGTATAGGGGATCGGGTGGCCGGGAGGACGGGGATTAAGGATCCGGACCCAGATGGCGAGTTGGTGGAGGGGGTGTGGAGTGCGGCGCTATTGTTGCGGGATAGGCGGGGGAGCGGCGAGAGGGTCAGAGAGCGTTCGAGGGAGAGGGAGTGGCCGACTCGTAAGGTGGAGGAGGGGTCGGATCCGGCGGTTTTGATGGCCGGTGAGGAGAGTGAGGGATCGATTTGGGCCAGAGAGATGCTAGGTCGGGACGAGATGCAGGGATCCGCGGGGATCGATTTGCCGGCAGGAAGTATGGCAGTTTTGCCGGGCTCGGCTGCGGAAGAGCCAAGATTGGGGGCCGGGGCTGGTAACCTGGACGTGCACCCCTTAGATTCTTGTGAGGCGATCTCCGGTGCTGTGGTGATCCAGGGAGATAGGGCACAGGCCTTGCCTGTGTCACAAGAAGCGCTGGCTGTGCAGGTTACGCGGGCCGCGAAGGCCAAGCGGGCCACGCAAGCCACGCCTGTTGTGCAGGTTGCGCAGGCTGCGTTTTTTGCTCAAGCCGCGTGTGCCGCGCAAGAAGCTCTAAAAGATGTTTCAGCCGGGGGTTTTGCATCTAATTCGGTTTTATTAAATGTTGATAATCCTAGCCATGGAGAAGGTGAGAAGATTAGGGACCATAACAATTCCATGTCTAATGTTATCCCAAAAGTTGGAAATCCGGTGAATACTGTTGTTAATTCCACTTTGGTGAACTGTCACGGGAGTTCTTCCTGGAGAGATAAGGTATTGGGGGTGATTGAGGAGGATCCCACGATGGAAGTTGACAGTAGCGAGGATAGTTCTGAGGAGGACTGGTCGGACTCTGATGTGGAGGAGGATGGTGTGCAGGATGACCCTTTGTGCCCGGCGATCCGTCTTACATCTGATGACAAACGTTTCTTTAGATCAAAATGGAAATTATCCTTAATTGTTACTGTTCTTGGAAAAAGAATAAGCTTTAAATATTTTGCTCAGAGGATCCAAGCTCAATGGGCTAATAAAGGGAAGGTTACCATTACggacctggaaaatgactattatgtcatcaaATTTACTAGGGCTGAGGATTTTAACAAAGTTGTCAATGGGGGTCCTTACATTATttccaatcatgtgttggcgttgagaccttgggtcccaaattttgaccCTTATGATTGTTCTGTGAACAGGATCCTCACTTGGGTGAGATTCCCAGCTCTTCCTATTGAACTCTATAACGAAAGATTCCTAAATAAAATTGGTGGTCTggttgggaaagtccaccatgttgataaaACTACTATTGAGGCAGCGAGGGGTAAGTTCGCCAGGGTATGTATAGACATTGATCTTGCCAAACCTCTTCTCTCCAAATTCAGTgttaaaaataaagtgtttcatattgaatatgaagggatTCACAATATTTGCTTTGAATGTGGTAAGTTTGGTCATACTGTTGAGGGTTGTCCCAAGAGAAGGAAGGAAGTGGAAGAGGTGGCAGTGCCTATTGTAGGAAGAGCTGAGGCTAGTCTAAGGGATGGGGAGAACTTTGGTCCTTGGATGCTGGCCAAAAGATCAGTCAAACGGAGGCCTCATGTTGTTGCTTCCAGGGATCAATATTCTGATATCAATAAGGAGGTGCAGTCTTTGAAGATTAATCCTGAGATTAAGGTCAGGCCCCCTGATATTAAGAAGGATGCTAAGGGTGCGTCATCTTCCGGGTCAGGGTCGAGATTTGTGTCCTGGCTCTTGAGGTTGGGCAGGATCCAGACTCTACTATTGAGCAGATGGAGTTAAGTAGGCCAGGCCTGGAACTGGTCGAGCCTGCTTCTATCCTGGGTGATTCTATTAACCCGCTTTTCGACTCTAATGCTATTGCCAAGAAGAACCCCCAGGTTGCTGGCACAACAAGCAGAAGGATGACCAATGTGAATAAAGATCAAGGGGGTTCCCTAGATCTGGCAACCCGAAGGATGAAGGagtcaaatgaggttagtattccttcTCTTAGTGGTAATCCTGGGGTGGGGAATTCAATGGGGATTATTAAACCTAACTTAAAAAAGCCTAAGGGTAAACAAAAAAGTATCCTGAATCCTTTGGCTCGTTCTGATAAAAGGGGACCTTCTGGTACCTCCTCTAGGCTCTtcggagccccgaataaatacatGATATAGGGTATGGGCTTGTGTCAGTAGTTATCccttctgatggacttctttgtttggaatgttagaggtgcggtgagcaaggcaacccgcatccatgttaatgacCTCATTAAGCAATTTAACCCCTCTTGCTTTGTTCTTCTGGAGACCAAGGTTAGCGGatctaaagcagatgaggtggttagaaagtttaagagttggaattgtgtcagatcggaggctacgggccgggctggggggatttggctcttttggaagctaGGTCgagtcaatattgatattgttactatggacagtcaattcatccatagtaaggtgtgtttcCCTGGTAATAAACCGTTCTTTcttacctttgtttatgccgatcctgttttgactaaccgaagaaggctgtgggagattcTTCATTCTATTAGTTCTAAtatggtggaggcgtggttggttgccggggattttaatgacattgccactttgagtgatcagagaggcgggggtaatcattatattAACCGGTGTCTCAACCATAAACATAGTATGGATCTTTGTGGTCTGTCGGACCTGGGAGCTGCCGGGCACAggtttacctggaaaaggaatagtgtgtttgttcggttggataaggtgtatgctaatgttgctgctatctgtaggtttcctgaggtcaatGTGCTTAATCTTCCTTTCcgtcactctgaccattgccctatccttaTTAAGATGGTCAAAGGAAACCGGCTGAAAGGTaacagaccttttaggtatcttgtGGCTTGGGATTCTCATCCCGAGTTtaagaattttgttaaaaacaattgGCAACCTCACTCTAATGTCCTTCTCGCtgctgaggaattcaggaggaatgtggctggatggaataaaaacatctttggccacattatcagaaggaaaaacaatcttTTGAGAAGGATGGAAGGCATCCAATGTTGCTTAGAGGTCCGCTTCGACCACAGCCTGAATGGTCagcttagatctctccagaacgagttggaagcagtgcttagacaggaagagctcctttggttccagaaatctaggaagactt
The DNA window shown above is from Euphorbia lathyris chromosome 1, ddEupLath1.1, whole genome shotgun sequence and carries:
- the LOC136226300 gene encoding xyloglucan galactosyltransferase XLT2, which produces MLTVSRSTSPEPYIRKPKTPPDLPLPYKNSGTSLNSLLSYSHFNQSCAWLIISLLSVQIILLLALRSIPLSFHLFPSPYAVHHEDIAPSVTTVTDSGEDECETGRVFVYDLPSTFNTELIRNCDELNPWSSRCDALENDGFGQKAPGLSGIIPENLAPAWYWTDQFVSEIIFHNRILKHKCRTTEPQNATAFYIPFYAGLAVGKFLWFNYTSKDRDRHCEMMLKWVHDQPSFKESNGWNHFLTMGRISWDFRRSRDEDWGSSCIYMPGMRNITRLLIERNPWDYFDIGIPYPTGFHPRSVSDIHQWQEFVRTRKRTKLFCFAGAKRGAIKNDFRGLLLSHCHNESDSCRVVDCGGSRCANGTSAILETFLDSDFCLQPRGDSFTRRSIFDCMLAGSIPVLFWKRTAYYQYEWFLPEEQSSYSVFIHRDEVKNGTSIRKVLESYSKEEVRKMREKVIDYIPKFVYARPDEGLKGVKDAFDVAIDGVLRRFKEQEQYYKW